The Ancylobacter sp. WKF20 genome contains a region encoding:
- a CDS encoding imelysin family protein: MNRSPFALVLALASQIGQVAGHAAQSVPVLAGATALLSGLFVGRANAAPVSAPEVVESWLLPRYDTLRTATRAQLQAWESFCAKPTPEGVAELKTRFAAVSDGWASVEFITFGPVMLSLRPDRFNLFPERRNAVGRSVAEIIGDPTDERLQPDHFFRLSAAVQGLPALERVLYDDGAEAALVTGPEAARRCALGRAIALNLATIAEELREGWGDRQNGLLGQLIAGQSDPVYFPEPAALLSQMVTDLAGAYQRVVDQRLLVVLGKTPDDAKPLLADRRRSGLSRETIIAIIASADALADQLALGLDAKGRATIEKTMAGAEAAAKALPEDIGAAATTPQGRKQLQAAITAFKAAQASVASPLASGLGVPLGFNALDGD; the protein is encoded by the coding sequence GGGCCATGCGGCGCAAAGTGTGCCCGTCCTCGCCGGTGCCACGGCGTTGCTGTCTGGTCTGTTCGTCGGCCGGGCCAATGCGGCGCCCGTCTCGGCGCCGGAGGTGGTGGAGAGCTGGCTGCTGCCACGCTACGACACTTTGAGGACGGCGACGCGGGCGCAGCTTCAGGCGTGGGAGAGCTTCTGCGCCAAGCCGACGCCTGAGGGCGTCGCCGAACTCAAGACGCGCTTTGCCGCCGTGTCCGATGGCTGGGCCTCGGTCGAGTTCATCACCTTCGGTCCGGTCATGCTCTCGCTACGGCCGGACCGGTTCAACCTGTTCCCGGAGCGTCGCAATGCCGTGGGGCGTTCCGTGGCCGAAATCATCGGCGATCCGACGGATGAGCGGTTGCAGCCCGACCATTTCTTCCGCCTGAGCGCCGCCGTGCAGGGCCTGCCGGCGCTGGAGCGCGTGCTCTATGACGATGGCGCGGAGGCCGCGCTGGTGACCGGGCCGGAAGCGGCGCGGCGCTGCGCGCTCGGCCGCGCCATTGCCCTCAACCTCGCCACCATCGCCGAGGAGCTGCGGGAGGGGTGGGGCGACCGGCAGAACGGTCTGCTCGGCCAGTTGATCGCCGGCCAGTCCGATCCCGTCTATTTCCCGGAGCCGGCGGCGCTGCTGAGCCAGATGGTGACCGACCTTGCCGGCGCCTATCAGCGTGTCGTCGACCAGCGCCTGCTCGTCGTGCTCGGCAAGACGCCGGATGACGCCAAGCCGCTGCTGGCCGACCGGCGGCGCAGCGGGCTGTCGCGCGAGACCATCATCGCCATCATCGCCAGCGCCGACGCCTTGGCCGACCAGCTCGCCCTCGGCCTCGACGCCAAGGGGCGGGCGACCATCGAGAAGACCATGGCGGGCGCCGAGGCGGCGGCCAAGGCGCTGCCGGAGGATATCGGCGCCGCCGCGACCACGCCGCAGGGGCGCAAGCAGTTGCAGGCCGCCATCACCGCCTTCAAGGCGGCGCAGGCGAGCGTCGCCAGCCCGCTCGCTTCCGGCCTCGGCGTGCCGCTCGGCTTCAACGCGCTCGACGGCGACTGA
- a CDS encoding DUF1513 domain-containing protein yields MGRLGNMGLFDRSLFGVSRRGLLGTLGTVVAAPRLLFGGAAHADDHARDLHACDLMETEWVGTAGVGEGFAPVLLSPDMEATPVGPAGQRLHWVEPGPDGRTAIAVARRPGTTAIVFDRRSGTVLARFEPGEGRVFSGHGRFIEDGRRFLAVEIERSSGQGVVTRRVPEAGFAIEAEWASSGIGPHDLLPVGGTLIVANGGVEPHTPQAVGAEIAGASVALLDPMSGATRAVAALGDDLESLSLRHLASAPDGFTVIAAQDLLADGIARPLLYAVEGERLTAFDAPDAEWRGLRTYVGSVAFDASGAYVAAASPRGNRVAVWRRDGRFIGALTLVDGCGLAPTRQAGQFLATSGLGEIALLATDGDSLGVRARVKKDLRFDNHAALAL; encoded by the coding sequence ATGGGACGCTTGGGAAACATGGGCCTGTTCGACCGCTCCCTCTTCGGTGTCTCCCGTCGCGGACTGCTCGGGACGCTCGGCACGGTGGTGGCCGCGCCCCGCCTTCTGTTCGGCGGCGCCGCTCATGCCGATGACCATGCGCGCGACCTGCATGCGTGCGACCTGATGGAGACCGAATGGGTCGGCACCGCCGGCGTCGGCGAGGGCTTCGCGCCGGTGCTGCTGTCGCCCGACATGGAGGCGACGCCGGTCGGCCCGGCCGGGCAGCGGCTGCACTGGGTGGAGCCCGGCCCGGACGGGCGCACCGCCATCGCCGTGGCGCGGCGGCCCGGCACCACCGCCATCGTCTTCGACCGGCGCAGCGGCACGGTGCTGGCGCGGTTCGAGCCGGGCGAGGGGCGGGTCTTCTCCGGCCATGGACGGTTCATCGAGGATGGGCGGCGTTTCCTCGCGGTCGAGATCGAACGGTCGAGCGGGCAGGGCGTCGTCACCCGCCGCGTGCCGGAGGCGGGCTTCGCCATCGAGGCGGAATGGGCCTCGTCCGGCATCGGCCCGCATGACCTCCTCCCCGTCGGCGGCACGCTCATCGTCGCCAATGGCGGTGTCGAGCCGCACACGCCGCAAGCGGTGGGCGCGGAGATCGCTGGCGCCAGCGTCGCGCTGCTCGATCCCATGAGCGGGGCGACGCGCGCGGTGGCGGCGCTGGGGGATGATCTGGAATCACTGTCGCTGCGGCATCTGGCCAGCGCGCCGGACGGCTTCACCGTGATCGCCGCGCAGGATTTGCTCGCCGACGGCATCGCCCGCCCGCTGCTCTATGCGGTGGAAGGCGAGCGGCTGACTGCCTTCGACGCGCCGGACGCGGAATGGCGGGGGCTGCGCACCTATGTCGGCTCGGTGGCGTTCGATGCCTCCGGCGCCTATGTCGCCGCCGCCAGCCCGCGTGGCAACCGCGTGGCGGTGTGGCGCCGCGACGGGCGCTTCATCGGCGCGCTGACGCTGGTCGATGGCTGCGGCCTCGCCCCCACCCGGCAGGCCGGGCAGTTCCTTGCCACCAGCGGACTCGGCGAGATCGCGTTGCTGGCGACGGACGGTGATTCACTGGGTGTCCGCGCACGGGTGAAGAAAGACCTGCGCTTCGACAATCATGCTGCACTTGCGTTGTGA
- a CDS encoding porin family protein has product MKNILLAGVALVAFPVVASAADMSYPVKAPVVAVAPVFTWTGFYVGANGGYGGGDFDYPYALSIFGAGIGGDASLNSSGFFGGGQIGYNYQFDGGVVIGVEADFQWSGIDGNVDASATLFDGADAVGAASLNAGSEVEWFGTIRGRLGYGWDRALLYVTGGAAYGKVSTNVDAAITDFDTVLGVSGSTDDTQWGWTVGGGLEYALTDNWSFKTEYLYVDLGSQEAFAYNDGVLAASLDVETKFHTIKAGLNYRF; this is encoded by the coding sequence ATGAAGAACATTCTGCTCGCCGGCGTCGCTCTCGTCGCCTTTCCGGTCGTGGCCTCGGCCGCTGACATGTCCTATCCGGTGAAGGCGCCGGTCGTGGCGGTCGCCCCCGTCTTCACCTGGACCGGCTTCTATGTCGGCGCGAATGGCGGCTATGGCGGCGGCGACTTCGATTACCCCTACGCGCTCTCGATCTTCGGCGCGGGCATTGGCGGTGACGCCTCGCTGAACTCGTCCGGCTTCTTTGGCGGCGGTCAGATCGGCTACAACTACCAGTTCGACGGCGGCGTCGTGATCGGCGTCGAGGCGGACTTCCAGTGGTCCGGCATCGACGGCAATGTCGACGCCTCCGCCACCCTGTTTGACGGCGCCGATGCCGTCGGTGCGGCCAGCCTGAACGCCGGCAGCGAAGTCGAGTGGTTCGGCACCATCCGTGGTCGCCTCGGCTATGGCTGGGATCGCGCGCTGCTCTACGTGACCGGTGGTGCGGCCTACGGCAAGGTGTCGACCAATGTCGACGCCGCGATCACCGATTTCGACACCGTGCTCGGCGTCTCCGGCAGCACCGACGACACCCAGTGGGGCTGGACCGTCGGCGGTGGCCTCGAATACGCGCTGACCGACAACTGGTCGTTCAAGACCGAGTACCTCTATGTCGACCTCGGCAGCCAGGAGGCGTTCGCCTATAATGACGGCGTGCTCGCCGCGAGCCTCGACGTGGAAACCAAGTTCCACACCATCAAGGCCGGCCTGAACTACCGCTTCTGA
- a CDS encoding aminotransferase — MNSLFADLPTTVFETMSRLAREHQAVNLGQGFPDDPGPLDVREKAAEAVLHGWNQYPPMMGVPELRHAVAEHYRLWQGLDLDPDSEVMVTSGATEAIAGALLALIEPGDEVVLFQPLYDAYLPLVQRAGGVPRLVRLVPPHWQITEAALDAAFTPRTRLVLFNNPHNPTGRVFSRPELDLLATYTQRAGAVLVSDEVWEHVVFDGHEPTSVLALPGLRERAVKIGSAGKIFGMTGWKVGFVCAAPGLMKALSKAHQFLTFTTPPALQHAVAYGLGKPQDWFLGTRANLQRSRDRLARGLSEAGFPVLPSSGTYFLNVDLAPLALTETDEEFCRRLVTEYGVAAIPVSAFYAQEAVRSVVRFCFAKTDATLDLALSRLQSAVLRRGHSTINVYT, encoded by the coding sequence ATGAACTCGCTGTTTGCCGATCTGCCGACCACGGTATTCGAGACCATGTCGCGTCTCGCGCGTGAGCATCAGGCGGTGAATCTCGGTCAGGGCTTCCCGGATGATCCCGGCCCGCTCGACGTGCGCGAGAAGGCGGCGGAGGCGGTGCTGCATGGGTGGAACCAGTACCCGCCAATGATGGGCGTGCCGGAGCTGCGCCACGCGGTGGCCGAGCACTACCGGCTCTGGCAGGGGCTTGACCTCGATCCCGACAGCGAGGTGATGGTGACCTCCGGCGCCACCGAGGCGATCGCCGGCGCGCTGCTGGCGCTGATCGAGCCCGGCGACGAGGTCGTGCTGTTCCAGCCGCTCTATGACGCCTATCTGCCGCTGGTGCAGCGGGCGGGCGGCGTGCCGCGCCTCGTGCGCCTCGTGCCGCCGCACTGGCAGATCACCGAGGCGGCGCTGGATGCCGCCTTCACGCCGCGTACCCGCCTCGTGCTGTTCAACAACCCGCACAACCCGACCGGCCGGGTGTTCTCCCGCCCCGAGCTCGACCTTCTGGCCACCTACACCCAGCGGGCCGGCGCGGTGCTCGTCAGCGATGAGGTGTGGGAGCATGTCGTGTTCGACGGCCATGAGCCGACCTCGGTGCTGGCTCTACCCGGCTTGCGCGAGCGCGCCGTGAAGATCGGTTCGGCCGGCAAGATCTTCGGCATGACCGGCTGGAAGGTCGGCTTCGTCTGCGCCGCCCCGGGGCTGATGAAGGCGCTGTCCAAGGCGCACCAGTTCCTCACCTTCACGACGCCGCCCGCCCTTCAGCACGCGGTGGCCTATGGCCTCGGCAAGCCGCAGGACTGGTTCCTCGGCACACGCGCCAACCTCCAGCGCTCGCGTGACCGCCTGGCGCGCGGCCTGTCCGAGGCCGGCTTTCCGGTGCTGCCCTCGTCCGGCACCTATTTCCTCAATGTCGATCTGGCGCCCTTGGCCCTGACGGAGACGGATGAGGAATTCTGCCGCCGTCTCGTGACCGAGTATGGCGTCGCGGCGATTCCCGTCTCCGCCTTTTATGCGCAGGAGGCCGTGCGCAGCGTGGTGCGCTTCTGCTTCGCCAAGACCGATGCGACGCTCGACCTGGCGCTGAGCCGGCTTCAGAGCGCGGTGCTGCGACGTGGGCATTCAACCATTAATGTATACACATAA
- the urtA gene encoding urea ABC transporter substrate-binding protein, whose product MLNLFTQARRVAARAAFGAAALAVAGAALPAQAQETIKVGVLHSLSGTMAISETTLKDTVLFMVQEQNAKGGVLGKKLEAVVVDPASNWPLFAEKARELLAKDKVAVVFGCWTSVSRKSVLPVFKELNGLLFYPVQYEGEESERNVFYTGAAPNQQAIPAVDYLMENEGVKRWVLAGTDYVYPRTTNKILEAYLKSKGVKAEDIMINYTPFGHSDWQTIVADIKKFGSAGKKTAVVSTINGDANVPFYKELGNQGIKATDIPVVAFSVGEEELAGIDTKPLVGHLAAWNYFQSVDTPENKEFIAKWKAYTKNDKRVTNDPMEATVIGFNMWVKAVEKAGTTNPDAVIDSIIGVSVPNLSGGYSAMMPNHHITKPVLIGEIKDDGQFDIVEQTPGLIVAEEWSPHLEGSKDLISDWRKPLNCGNFNVKTGKCGGAGQ is encoded by the coding sequence ATGCTCAACCTGTTCACTCAGGCGCGGCGCGTCGCCGCTCGCGCCGCGTTCGGCGCGGCTGCGCTCGCCGTCGCCGGCGCGGCCCTGCCCGCGCAGGCCCAGGAAACGATCAAGGTCGGCGTGCTGCACTCGCTGTCCGGCACCATGGCCATCAGCGAGACCACGCTGAAGGATACCGTGCTGTTCATGGTGCAGGAGCAGAACGCTAAGGGCGGCGTGCTCGGCAAGAAGCTGGAGGCTGTGGTGGTCGATCCGGCGTCCAACTGGCCGCTCTTCGCCGAAAAGGCGCGCGAGCTGCTGGCCAAGGACAAGGTCGCGGTCGTGTTCGGCTGCTGGACCTCGGTGTCCCGCAAATCCGTGCTGCCGGTGTTCAAGGAGCTCAACGGTCTCCTGTTCTACCCGGTGCAGTATGAGGGCGAGGAGAGCGAGCGCAACGTGTTCTACACCGGCGCCGCCCCGAACCAGCAGGCGATCCCGGCGGTCGACTACCTGATGGAAAATGAAGGCGTGAAGCGCTGGGTGCTCGCCGGCACCGACTATGTCTACCCTCGCACGACCAACAAGATCCTCGAAGCCTATCTGAAGTCCAAGGGCGTCAAGGCCGAGGACATTATGATCAACTACACGCCGTTCGGTCACTCCGACTGGCAGACCATCGTCGCCGACATCAAGAAGTTCGGTTCGGCCGGCAAGAAGACCGCCGTCGTCTCGACCATCAATGGCGACGCCAACGTGCCGTTCTACAAGGAACTCGGCAACCAGGGCATCAAGGCGACCGACATCCCGGTCGTGGCGTTCTCGGTGGGTGAGGAAGAGCTCGCCGGCATCGACACCAAGCCGCTGGTCGGCCATCTCGCCGCGTGGAACTACTTCCAGTCGGTCGATACTCCCGAGAACAAGGAGTTCATCGCCAAGTGGAAGGCCTACACCAAGAACGACAAGCGCGTGACCAATGACCCGATGGAAGCCACCGTCATCGGCTTCAACATGTGGGTCAAGGCGGTCGAGAAGGCCGGCACCACCAACCCGGATGCGGTGATCGACTCCATCATCGGCGTGTCCGTGCCGAACCTTTCGGGCGGCTACTCGGCCATGATGCCGAACCACCACATCACCAAGCCGGTGCTCATCGGCGAGATCAAGGACGACGGCCAGTTCGACATCGTCGAGCAGACCCCGGGCCTGATCGTTGCCGAAGAGTGGTCGCCCCACCTCGAAGGCTCCAAGGATCTGATCTCGGATTGGCGCAAGCCGCTCAACTGCGGCAACTTCAACGTCAAGACCGGCAAGTGCGGCGGCGCCGGCCAGTGA
- the urtB gene encoding urea ABC transporter permease subunit UrtB, with product MMMTSRARPGGSGRALLVALLALCALLAGSLSLSRAARAQDISAPLAQLANDNYNDTEAALGVLAVSGSPAAAQIVAALADGKLVYSTTAPRQLFISTDKGLVSAATLQPVTDAPAVKPVRVNNRIRRAIEGASGTLALVSPDPAKRLDAAVAVARSRDEAALPALETALAKETDPKVKTALTLARASILIAKEGISPADRIAAVQLVGAEGNQDALAILRGVPDSASPEVKQAAADAIAGIERNLALWGVAQNVWYGVSLGSVLLLAAIGLAITFGVMGVINMAHGEMVMLGAYTTFVVQELIRQSYPGLFDWSLIIAIPLAFLFTGLIGVLIERTVIRFLYGRALETLLATWGISLILQQAIRTIFGPTNREVGAPSWMSGSFDIGHLAITSGRLWIIVFALIVFIALLTVLRTTRIGLEMRAVTQNRRMAAAMGIRTNWVDAMTFGLGSGIAGIAGVALSQIDNVSPNLGQSYIIDSFLVVVFGGVGNLWGTLVGAMSLGIANKLLEPYAGAVLGKIALLVIVILFIQKRPRGLFALKGRSIEA from the coding sequence ATGATGATGACCTCTCGCGCACGACCTGGCGGTTCCGGCCGCGCCCTCCTTGTCGCCCTGCTGGCGCTGTGCGCCTTGCTGGCCGGCTCGCTGAGCCTCTCCCGCGCCGCGCGGGCGCAGGACATCAGCGCCCCGCTCGCGCAGCTCGCGAACGACAATTACAACGACACCGAAGCCGCGCTCGGCGTGCTCGCCGTCAGCGGCAGCCCGGCCGCGGCGCAGATCGTCGCCGCTCTGGCCGACGGCAAGCTGGTCTATTCCACCACCGCGCCGCGCCAGCTCTTCATCAGCACCGATAAGGGCCTCGTGAGCGCCGCGACCCTCCAGCCGGTGACCGATGCCCCGGCGGTGAAGCCGGTGCGCGTCAATAACCGCATCCGCCGCGCCATCGAGGGCGCCAGCGGCACGCTTGCTCTCGTCAGCCCGGACCCGGCCAAGCGCCTCGACGCGGCGGTCGCCGTCGCCCGCTCGCGCGACGAGGCGGCGTTGCCGGCGCTGGAGACGGCGCTGGCCAAGGAGACGGATCCCAAGGTCAAGACCGCGCTGACGCTGGCGCGCGCCTCCATCCTCATCGCCAAGGAAGGCATTTCCCCGGCCGACCGCATCGCCGCGGTGCAGCTCGTCGGCGCCGAAGGCAATCAGGACGCGCTCGCCATCCTGCGCGGCGTGCCCGACAGCGCCTCGCCCGAGGTGAAGCAGGCCGCCGCTGACGCCATCGCCGGCATCGAGCGCAACCTCGCCCTCTGGGGCGTGGCGCAGAATGTCTGGTACGGCGTCTCGCTGGGCTCGGTGCTGCTGCTCGCCGCCATCGGCCTCGCCATCACCTTCGGCGTGATGGGCGTCATCAACATGGCGCATGGCGAAATGGTCATGCTCGGCGCCTACACCACCTTCGTCGTGCAGGAGCTGATCCGGCAGAGCTATCCCGGCCTGTTCGACTGGTCGCTCATCATCGCCATCCCGCTTGCCTTCCTGTTCACCGGTCTGATCGGCGTGCTGATCGAGCGCACGGTGATCCGCTTCCTCTATGGGCGGGCGCTGGAGACGTTGCTCGCCACCTGGGGCATCTCGCTCATCCTGCAGCAGGCGATCCGCACCATCTTCGGGCCGACCAACCGCGAGGTGGGCGCGCCGAGCTGGATGTCCGGCTCGTTCGACATCGGCCATCTGGCGATCACTTCGGGCCGGCTGTGGATCATCGTTTTTGCACTGATTGTCTTCATTGCACTCCTCACTGTACTCCGCACCACACGCATCGGCCTCGAGATGCGGGCCGTCACGCAGAACCGGCGCATGGCCGCGGCGATGGGAATCCGCACCAATTGGGTGGACGCGATGACCTTCGGCCTCGGCTCGGGCATCGCCGGTATCGCCGGCGTGGCGCTCAGCCAGATCGACAACGTCTCGCCAAACCTCGGGCAGAGCTACATAATTGACAGCTTCCTGGTCGTCGTCTTCGGCGGCGTGGGCAATCTGTGGGGCACGCTGGTCGGCGCCATGTCGCTCGGCATCGCCAACAAGCTGCTCGAGCCCTATGCCGGCGCGGTGCTCGGCAAGATCGCGCTGCTCGTCATCGTCATCCTCTTCATCCAGAAACGCCCCCGCGGCCTCTTCGCCCTCAAGGGGAGGTCGATCGAAGCATGA
- the urtC gene encoding urea ABC transporter permease subunit UrtC: MSTTDTRQPALLAPSGLIFLGILAAAAILVPALNLMTPPDSALHVPTYVVSLLGKYLCYALLALSVDLIWGYVGILSLGHGAFFALGGYAMGMYLMRQIGTRGVYGDPVLPDFMVFLNWKELPWFWYGFDLFPFAAVMVLLAPGVLALVFGWFAFRSRVTGVYLSIITQAMTFALLLAFFRNDMGFGGNNGLTDFKDILGFNIQSDGTRLVLFVLSALALGLGYVLCRFLVRSHFGKVLIAIRDAETRVRFTGYRAENYKLVAFVVSAMLAGIAGALYVPQVGIINPSEFSPANSIEIIVWVAVGGRGTLVGAALGAVLVNYAKTYFTSGMLAPYWLFMLGGLFVAVTLFLPKGIVGTFYEWREKRRPPPDGADAPLASPKPAE; encoded by the coding sequence ATGAGCACGACCGATACGCGCCAGCCCGCGCTCCTTGCGCCCAGTGGCTTGATTTTCCTCGGTATTCTCGCAGCGGCGGCGATCCTTGTGCCGGCGCTGAACCTGATGACGCCACCGGATTCGGCGCTTCATGTGCCGACCTATGTGGTCTCCCTGCTCGGCAAATATCTCTGCTATGCCCTGCTCGCCCTCTCGGTCGACCTGATCTGGGGCTATGTCGGCATTCTCTCGCTTGGCCATGGCGCCTTCTTCGCGCTCGGCGGCTACGCGATGGGCATGTACCTGATGCGTCAGATTGGCACGCGCGGCGTCTATGGCGACCCGGTGCTGCCGGACTTCATGGTGTTCCTGAACTGGAAGGAATTGCCGTGGTTCTGGTACGGCTTCGACCTGTTCCCGTTCGCCGCTGTGATGGTTCTGCTGGCGCCGGGCGTGCTGGCGCTGGTGTTCGGCTGGTTCGCCTTCCGCTCCCGCGTCACCGGCGTCTATCTGTCGATCATCACCCAGGCGATGACCTTCGCGCTGCTGCTGGCGTTCTTCCGCAACGACATGGGCTTTGGCGGCAATAACGGTCTGACCGATTTCAAGGACATTCTCGGCTTCAACATTCAGTCCGACGGCACGCGCCTCGTTCTCTTCGTCCTCTCCGCCCTGGCCCTCGGTCTCGGCTACGTGCTGTGCCGCTTCCTGGTCCGCTCGCATTTTGGCAAGGTGCTGATCGCCATCCGTGATGCGGAAACACGGGTGCGCTTCACCGGCTACCGGGCGGAGAACTACAAGCTCGTCGCCTTCGTGGTTTCCGCCATGCTGGCGGGTATCGCCGGCGCGCTCTATGTGCCGCAGGTCGGCATCATCAACCCCTCCGAATTCTCGCCGGCCAACTCGATCGAAATCATCGTCTGGGTGGCGGTCGGTGGGCGCGGCACGCTGGTGGGAGCGGCGCTGGGCGCCGTGCTGGTGAACTATGCCAAGACCTACTTCACCTCCGGCATGCTCGCTCCCTACTGGCTGTTCATGCTCGGCGGGCTGTTCGTGGCGGTGACGCTGTTCCTGCCCAAGGGCATCGTCGGCACCTTCTATGAGTGGCGCGAGAAGCGGCGGCCGCCGCCGGACGGGGCCGACGCTCCGCTCGCCTCGCCCAAGCCGGCCGAATGA
- the urtD gene encoding urea ABC transporter ATP-binding protein UrtD produces MVAPEAPDGLGAEKKSLTEALLYLDGVTVTFDGFRALNSLSFTVDPGEMRAIIGPNGAGKTTMMDVITGKTRPDKGDVYFNGGITDLTKLDETQIATLGIGRKFQKPTVFESHTVIDNLRLALKGQRSALPNIFRRESAAARERIDEIFETIKLGDHRNRLGGELSHGQKQWLEIGMLLAQDPKLLLVDEPVAGMTDAETAQTAELLRAINANGHSVVVVEHDMTFVRDLGVRVMCLHEGSVLAEGTLDQVSANERVIEVYLGR; encoded by the coding sequence ATGGTGGCTCCCGAAGCTCCCGATGGGCTCGGCGCCGAGAAGAAGTCGCTGACCGAGGCGCTGCTCTACCTCGACGGCGTCACCGTGACCTTTGACGGCTTCCGGGCGCTCAACTCGCTCTCCTTCACCGTCGATCCCGGCGAGATGCGGGCCATCATCGGCCCGAACGGCGCTGGCAAGACGACGATGATGGACGTCATCACCGGCAAGACCCGCCCGGATAAAGGCGACGTCTATTTCAACGGCGGCATTACCGATCTCACCAAGCTGGACGAGACGCAGATCGCCACGCTCGGCATCGGCCGCAAGTTCCAGAAGCCGACCGTGTTCGAGAGCCACACGGTGATCGACAATCTCCGCCTTGCGCTTAAAGGCCAGCGCTCGGCGCTGCCGAACATCTTCCGGCGGGAGAGCGCGGCGGCGCGCGAGCGCATTGATGAAATCTTCGAGACCATCAAGCTCGGCGACCATCGCAATCGCCTCGGTGGCGAGCTCTCGCACGGTCAGAAGCAGTGGCTGGAGATCGGCATGCTGCTCGCGCAGGATCCCAAGCTCCTGCTGGTCGACGAGCCGGTCGCCGGCATGACCGACGCCGAAACGGCGCAGACCGCTGAATTGCTGCGCGCGATCAATGCGAACGGCCATTCCGTGGTCGTCGTCGAGCACGACATGACTTTCGTGCGCGATCTCGGCGTGCGCGTCATGTGCCTGCATGAAGGCTCCGTGCTGGCCGAGGGCACGCTCGACCAGGTCAGCGCCAATGAGCGCGTCATCGAAGTCTATCTGGGACGCTAG
- the urtE gene encoding urea ABC transporter ATP-binding subunit UrtE has product MLEVQDVNLFYGAAQALRGVSLVAEPGKVTCVLGRNGVGKTSLMRAIVGQAPVAKGAILFNGEDITTMAPSERARRGIAFVPQGREIFPLLTVAENLQTGFAPLKRADRFIPDDVFSLFPVLDSMMRRRGGDLSGGQQQQLAIGRALVMRPKVLVLDEPTEGIQPSIIKDIGNAIRYLRSKGDIAIVLVEQYFDFAKELADRFIVMERGAVVMSGDGAALEDPDVRNRIAV; this is encoded by the coding sequence ATGCTGGAAGTTCAGGACGTCAACCTCTTCTACGGTGCCGCGCAGGCGCTGCGCGGCGTCTCGCTGGTGGCCGAGCCCGGCAAGGTCACCTGCGTGCTCGGGCGCAATGGCGTGGGCAAGACCAGTCTGATGCGCGCCATTGTCGGCCAGGCGCCCGTCGCCAAGGGGGCCATCCTCTTCAATGGCGAGGACATCACCACAATGGCCCCGTCCGAGCGGGCGCGCCGTGGCATCGCCTTCGTGCCGCAGGGACGCGAGATTTTTCCGCTGCTGACCGTGGCCGAGAATCTCCAGACGGGCTTTGCCCCGCTCAAGCGCGCGGACCGCTTCATTCCGGACGACGTGTTCTCGCTTTTTCCTGTGCTCGATTCGATGATGCGCCGCCGCGGCGGCGATCTGTCGGGTGGGCAGCAGCAGCAGCTTGCCATCGGCCGGGCGCTGGTGATGCGTCCCAAGGTGCTGGTTCTGGACGAGCCTACCGAGGGCATCCAGCCCTCGATCATCAAGGATATCGGCAACGCCATCCGCTACTTGCGCAGCAAGGGCGATATCGCCATCGTGCTGGTCGAGCAGTATTTCGACTTCGCCAAGGAACTGGCCGACCGCTTCATCGTGATGGAGCGCGGCGCGGTGGTGATGTCGGGCGACGGCGCCGCCCTTGAGGATCCGGATGTACGCAATCGAATTGCCGTCTGA
- a CDS encoding urease accessory protein UreD, producing the protein MYAIELPSDVAATIPVERRGHGRLRIEAVGIDGRTLRTHIEEAGFARARFPLSGRRRRALEAVLLNTGGGLTGGDSSQAIIRAASSAQLVVTTQAAEKVHRSDGSPTRVDVDLAAASGAAIDWMPQPTILFDGARLRRSIIADVAADARLLLVEPVILGRTARGERFTRGELLDSWRIRRAGQLIYADGMVLEGDIAATLDRRACAGGWAAFATLLLIAPDAESRLEAVRAALDLPDGLPDHLDAGASAWNGMVSIRLLARDGAPLDAAIRRVIPALGITEVPRIWHS; encoded by the coding sequence ATGTACGCAATCGAATTGCCGTCTGACGTCGCCGCCACGATTCCGGTCGAACGGCGCGGGCATGGACGGTTGCGGATCGAAGCGGTCGGCATCGACGGGCGCACGCTACGCACGCATATCGAGGAAGCCGGCTTTGCCCGGGCCCGCTTTCCGCTGTCCGGCCGGCGTCGCCGCGCGCTTGAGGCGGTTCTTCTCAACACGGGCGGGGGGCTGACCGGGGGCGACAGCTCGCAAGCGATCATCCGCGCGGCATCGTCCGCCCAACTTGTGGTCACCACCCAGGCGGCGGAGAAGGTGCATCGCTCCGACGGCTCGCCGACGCGCGTTGATGTCGACCTCGCGGCCGCGTCGGGCGCGGCCATCGACTGGATGCCGCAACCGACCATCCTGTTCGATGGCGCGCGCCTCAGGCGGTCGATCATTGCCGATGTCGCTGCCGACGCGCGCCTCTTGCTCGTTGAGCCGGTGATACTTGGCCGTACGGCACGGGGTGAGCGGTTCACGCGCGGCGAATTGCTCGATAGCTGGCGCATCCGCAGGGCCGGCCAGCTGATCTATGCCGACGGCATGGTGCTTGAGGGCGATATCGCGGCAACGCTGGATCGGCGGGCCTGTGCCGGTGGTTGGGCTGCCTTTGCCACGCTGCTTCTCATCGCTCCCGATGCGGAGAGCCGGCTGGAGGCGGTGCGCGCGGCGCTCGACCTGCCGGATGGTCTGCCGGACCATCTCGACGCCGGGGCCAGCGCCTGGAACGGCATGGTGAGTATCCGCCTGCTGGCGCGCGATGGCGCGCCGCTCGACGCTGCCATCCGCCGTGTCATTCCCGCGCTGGGCATTACCGAGGTGCCCCGCATATGGCACTCCTGA